ATAGAACTTCGATTCGACACAATTCGCAAAATTGTACACTTTTGTTCTATATATTGAACCTGTAAATGCAGTTTTAAACAATTTTCTACTCTTTCGAGTATTATATTAATATAATTTACGCTTAATTAATTCTACAGAACATACAGAAAAAGCTGCTGGAGTTTCCAGCAGCTTCTTATTTATTCATCTATTAATCAACTAAGATATTCTTCAAATCAGCTTCTAATTCTTCCATTAAGCTTGCCAATTTTAAATCCGCCTCATTCAGACCTTTATCATAAGCTTTTTTCACAATTTCCTTGAAATCAGCCAGATTCAAACTCTTCTTCGACGTTTCTTGCTCCACACAATTCCTCCTTCGACTTATAATTACATATTTTACTAAAATACGTGTAAAAATTAAACACAAATTATTGAAATTTGATGAAATTAAGCCGATCTGAATGTGTTTTATTATAAGTTACTCCTGATTCATCATACTAATAGAGTATGCTATACTTCTTTTAATGTGCAGGAGAAGCAACGTATGAGGGCCTTTAGAAGGGTTTTTAGATTGGAGCTTCGTTACATTTTACCAGTTTTAGATGATGTTGATTTAATCTTTATTTGTTTGACATACTACTACAAATTCCTTATTGCAGCAAAGGATTATAAGCCCTTTCGAGGAATTCACTACAACCACGGATTATTGGAAACGAAAACCTATTTATTATATGCATTTAGCTGTAGACGCTTTCATTTATTTGTACTGAATTTGTCGAAAGTTGACGAAATATAATTGTATTTGCAAAAAAAAAATAGGAAGCCTACCAAAATTAAAAAAGGAGGTTCGTTTTGTTGAATAATAATATTCTTTCTATTTTTACACAAATCCCTAAAGTTGAAATAGGCCATCGGGTCGTTCTTGGAATAGACGGTTTAAGCCGCTCAGGGAAAACAACGTTCGTTAAAGAGATTGGCAAACTTTTAGAGACAAAAGAAATCCCGGTTTGTATATTTCATATCGATGATTACATAGTAGAGAGAAAAAGAAGATACAATACAAGATTTGATGAGTGGTATGAATATTACTATTTACAATGGGATGTGAGGTATTTAACAGATTCCTTGTTTAAAAAATTAAAAATTGACTCGGAAATGCACCTGCTTAAGTATGATCCTGATTCAGATGCCCAATATGAACAGGTGGTAGAGCTACCTGTTACTTGTCTCATTATCGTAGAAGGGGTATTTCTTCAAAGAAAAGAGTGGAGGCCTTACTATGATTTTATGATTTACTTGGACTGCTCAAGAGAGAAGAGGTTTCAGAGAGAAAGTGAAGCGACTCAAAATCATCTGGAGAAGTTTGAGAATCGATATTGGAAGGCCGAGGATTATTATATGGATACTGAACTTCCGATGACACGTGCAGATGTGATTATGAATAATGATTAAAGAAGCGAATAATAAAGGAAGGTTCAGGATTCTGAGCCTTCCTTTATTATTACGTTTTATTAGATAGCCTTCAGAAGGAGCAGCCCCAAGCCAATTTCATTTATATAACTTCCAATGGAAGATAGTAATCAGTATTAACCAACTCTTCTATTACAATCTCGCCATTCTTTTTGTAAATTTTATATCCTTTGGCATGTTGGCAGGTTTTGGGAATTTTGAATTGCTGGCCTTGCACTTCGATGGCACAGTTATTTTCTAATGCGATTCCCACTGTATCCAGTTGATTCATCTTTGTTATAAAGTCTGCCTTCCGTTCCTCATCGTTGAAATGAGGGCAATGGATACCTGGGATGAACCCTAATCCCTCTAGCACGATGTATTCCGTTGATTCCTTGCGAATTTGCAGTGAATCGCTGTGCCCATATTGAAACCAGCAAATTGCGCCGGCACTTAATCCTGACAAAATCGTCCCTTGTTGATAGGCTTCCTTCAGCAGG
Above is a genomic segment from Neobacillus endophyticus containing:
- a CDS encoding Type 1 glutamine amidotransferase-like domain-containing protein, which translates into the protein MGTIVAIGGGEIRELETLAIDEYIVSLANKTCPHALFIPTASGESQGYIDSFHRAYGGRLGCQTDSLYLIHQPDSSEEIKRKILSADIIYVGGGDTDSMLKIWKEQGVDLLLKEAYQQGTILSGLSAGAICWFQYGHSDSLQIRKESTEYIVLEGLGFIPGIHCPHFNDEERKADFITKMNQLDTVGIALENNCAIEVQGQQFKIPKTCQHAKGYKIYKKNGEIVIEELVNTDYYLPLEVI
- a CDS encoding kinase; this translates as MLNNNILSIFTQIPKVEIGHRVVLGIDGLSRSGKTTFVKEIGKLLETKEIPVCIFHIDDYIVERKRRYNTRFDEWYEYYYLQWDVRYLTDSLFKKLKIDSEMHLLKYDPDSDAQYEQVVELPVTCLIIVEGVFLQRKEWRPYYDFMIYLDCSREKRFQRESEATQNHLEKFENRYWKAEDYYMDTELPMTRADVIMNND